One window of the Salvelinus alpinus chromosome 13, SLU_Salpinus.1, whole genome shotgun sequence genome contains the following:
- the LOC139536808 gene encoding septin-5-like yields MRNLPPTPPPRGASVDQNTTPGCHTPVVDREPEGTGLEMGRPPHTPGGTPLLSRPSPGGPPPFTPPRTKRSPLEGEFEPLQLRKYQLTSMGSRSMDSSPLSRPRSPWGHFDPYDSAEDMDREYVGFATLPNQVHRKSVKKGFAFTLMVAGESGLGKSTLVNSLYLTDLYNNRKVLNAEERIAQTVFITKHSVGIEEKGVRLRLSIVDTPGFGDAVNNTESWKEIEDYIDQQFEQYFRDESGLNRKNIQDNRVHCCLYFISPFGHGLRPLDVECMRALHEKVNIVPVLAKADSLTPTEVRRKKMKIREEMEKFGINIYQFPDCDFDEDEEFKQQEQLLKDSIPFAVIGSNIQVESKGRKFRGRLYPWGVVEVEDPAHSDFLLLRNMLVKTHMQDLKDVTRETHYENYRAQCIQNMTRMVVQERKRSLRDKIGSESSVDFPMTPLPLAPVNRETERLIWEKDEELRRMQEVLERIQEQMQQGQKPDD; encoded by the exons ATGAGAAAcctgccccccacccccccaccccggGGTGCATCTGTGGACCAAAACACAACCCCGGGATGCCACACACCTGTCGTTGACCGAGAACCAGAGGGAACTGGGCTCGAGATGGGGCGACCCCCTCACACCCCAGGAGGGACACCCCTGCTTTCTCGGCCCTCCCCTGGTGGCCCCCCTCCCTTCACCCCCCCCAGGACCAAACGTTCCCCCCTGGAGGGAGAGTTTGAGCCGCTGCAGCTGAGGAAGTACCAGCTGACCTCTATGGGGTCGCGGTCCATGGACTCCTCCCCTCTGTCCCGACCACGCAGCCCCTGGGGACACTTTGACCCGTACGACTCTGCAGAG GACATGGACAGGGAGTATGTGGGCTTTGCCACTCTGCCCAACCAGGTACACAGGAAGTCAGTCAAAAAGGGTTTTGCCTTCACCCTCATGGTAGCAG GAGAGTCTGGTCTGGGTAAATCCACTCTGGTCAACAGTCTGTACCTTACAGACCTCTACAACAACAGGAAGGTGCTGAATGCAGAGG agcggATCGCACAAACCGTGTTCATCACCAAACACTCCGTGGGTATCGAGGAGAAGGGGGTCAGACTCAGACTCTCCATCGTAGATACACCAGGGTTTGGTGACGCTGTCAACAACACAGAGAG TTGGAAAGAGATAGAGGACTACATTGACCAGCAGTTTGAGCAGTACTTCAGAGACGAGAGCGGCCTGAACAGAAAGAACATCCAGGATAACAGAGTCCACTGCTGCCTCTACTTCATCTCTCCCTTCGGACATGG TCTGCGGCCGTTGGATGTGGAATGTATGAGGGCTCTGCATGAGAAGGTGAACATAGTCCCTGTTCTGGCCAAAGCTGACAGCCTCACGCCCACTGAGGTCCGCAGGAAGAAGATGAAG aTCCGAGAGGAGATGGAGAAGTTTGGCATCAACATCTACCAGTTCCCAGACTGTGACTTTGATGAAGATGAGGAGTTTAAACAGCAGGAGCAGCTGCTCAAG gacagTATTCCTTTTGCTGTAATAGGCAGTAACATCCAGGTTGAGAGTAAAGGACGCAAGTTCAGAGGTCGGCTCTACCCCTGGGGTGTGGTGGAAG TGGAGGACCCGGCCCACAGTGATTTCCTGCTGCTGAGGAACATGTTGGTGAAGACTCACATGCAGGACCTGAAGGATGTCACCAGAGAGACACACTACGAGAACTACAGAGCACAGTGTATACAGAACATGACACGCATGGTGGTGCAGGAGAGGAAACGCAG cTTGCGTGATAAGATTGGGAGTGAGAGCAGCGTTGACTTCCCCATGACCCCACTCCCACTGGCCCCCGTAAACCGCGAGACAGAGAGGCTCATCTGGGAGAAGGACGAggag TTGAGGAGGATGCAGGAGGTGTTGGAGAGGATCCAGGAGCAGATGCAGCAAGGACAGAAACCAGACGACTGA